A region of Pseudomonas sp. Marseille-Q3773 DNA encodes the following proteins:
- a CDS encoding energy transducer TonB: MTDTLPIGLTYLSPVGNYSQHNTQALGGVSHLWQDFFARAMAEQQEEPADSVSQSFVRHDQDSGEPIGGARALALIDAQRSCPVHDTVVAPPEPLFLPKAELEANLLPPAPEPFSAVELIEQQRQLDISNSWLRPVVMSQGHPLAEPGPGPAPRPLFLPIAEFETDLLDPAPEPYDETTLAKQQTELAFDLHWARPLVLNNVRVHA; this comes from the coding sequence ATGACAGATACTCTTCCCATCGGCCTGACCTACCTGTCGCCTGTCGGCAACTACAGTCAGCACAACACCCAGGCACTCGGGGGCGTCAGCCACCTGTGGCAGGATTTTTTTGCCCGGGCGATGGCCGAGCAGCAGGAAGAGCCAGCAGATAGCGTCAGCCAGTCGTTCGTTCGTCATGATCAGGACAGTGGCGAACCCATCGGTGGCGCCCGTGCCCTGGCACTGATCGACGCGCAGCGGTCCTGCCCGGTGCATGACACCGTGGTGGCCCCGCCCGAGCCGTTGTTCCTGCCCAAGGCCGAACTCGAGGCCAACCTGCTGCCGCCCGCCCCCGAGCCGTTCAGCGCAGTCGAACTGATCGAGCAGCAGCGTCAACTGGATATCAGCAACAGCTGGCTACGCCCGGTGGTGATGAGCCAGGGCCACCCGCTTGCCGAGCCCGGCCCGGGCCCAGCCCCACGGCCGTTGTTCCTGCCCATCGCCGAATTCGAGACCGACCTGCTGGACCCAGCACCCGAACCGTACGACGAAACCACCCTGGCCAAGCAGCAGACCGAGCTGGCGTTCGACCTGCACTGGGCGCG
- a CDS encoding class I SAM-dependent methyltransferase, protein MEEQGTGIRVEALSAEFEGQAAAWAERLGLPLQDEAAGFAVQVGVDGLQIQQLGPQAPGPVRVDFVEGQAAHRRQFGGGTGQMIAKAVGIAQGVRPQVLDATAGLGKDAFVLASLGCQMTLIERQPLIAALLEDGLARARADEEVAPIVGRMRLLNGNAIERMRAWEGEAPQVIYLDPMFPHRDKSALVKKEMRVFRPLVGDDLDAPALLEAALALASHRVVVKRPRKAPIIDGPKPSHSLEGKSSRYDIYPKKALKA, encoded by the coding sequence ATGGAAGAGCAGGGCACAGGTATCCGGGTCGAGGCACTGTCGGCGGAATTCGAGGGGCAAGCTGCGGCGTGGGCCGAGCGCCTTGGCCTGCCGCTGCAGGACGAGGCCGCCGGGTTTGCCGTGCAGGTCGGTGTCGATGGCCTGCAGATCCAGCAGTTGGGCCCGCAGGCACCGGGGCCGGTACGGGTGGACTTTGTCGAGGGCCAGGCTGCGCACCGGCGCCAGTTTGGCGGTGGCACCGGGCAGATGATCGCCAAGGCCGTGGGTATTGCCCAGGGGGTACGGCCGCAGGTGCTCGATGCCACGGCCGGTCTGGGCAAGGACGCCTTCGTGCTGGCCAGCCTGGGCTGCCAGATGACCCTGATCGAACGCCAGCCGCTGATCGCCGCGCTGCTGGAGGACGGCCTGGCGCGGGCCAGGGCTGATGAAGAGGTGGCGCCGATCGTCGGGCGCATGCGCCTGCTGAACGGCAATGCCATCGAGCGCATGCGTGCCTGGGAAGGGGAAGCGCCGCAGGTGATCTACCTCGACCCGATGTTCCCGCATCGTGACAAGAGCGCATTGGTGAAGAAGGAAATGCGCGTATTCCGGCCCTTGGTGGGGGATGACCTGGACGCCCCGGCCCTGCTTGAAGCGGCCTTGGCGCTGGCCAGCCACCGGGTGGTGGTGAAGCGCCCACGCAAGGCGCCGATCATCGACGGGCCGAAACCGAGCCACAGCCTGGAGGGCAAGTCGAGCCGGTATGACATTTACCCGAAAAAGGCGCTGAAGGCTTGA
- a CDS encoding TetR/AcrR family transcriptional regulator: MRVPMSNDAPIGPGRPKDLAKREAILEAAKALFLSLGYANTSMDAVAAAAGVSKLTVYSHFTDKQTLFGSAVMATCQIQLPDLLFEYPDGAPVEEVLLSIARGFQALISSDEAVKLSRLIMAQGSLDPSFGEYFYEAGPKRVLTGMEALLREAHARGLLRIDNPLRAAEHFFCLVKGAPDYRLLLGCAGPLEGDEAEAHVREVVGVFLRAFQP, translated from the coding sequence ATGCGGGTTCCCATGTCCAACGACGCACCCATCGGCCCGGGCCGGCCCAAGGACCTGGCCAAGCGCGAGGCGATTCTCGAAGCGGCCAAGGCGCTGTTCCTCAGCCTTGGTTATGCCAACACCAGCATGGATGCGGTCGCTGCGGCGGCAGGTGTTTCAAAACTTACCGTGTACAGCCACTTCACCGACAAACAGACGCTGTTCGGCTCAGCGGTCATGGCCACCTGCCAGATCCAGCTGCCGGACCTGCTGTTCGAGTACCCCGATGGCGCCCCGGTGGAAGAGGTGCTGCTGAGCATTGCCCGTGGCTTCCAGGCGTTGATCAGCAGCGACGAAGCAGTCAAGCTCAGCCGCCTGATCATGGCCCAGGGCAGCCTGGATCCGAGCTTCGGCGAGTATTTCTACGAAGCCGGGCCCAAGCGTGTGCTGACGGGTATGGAAGCGCTGCTGCGCGAGGCGCATGCGCGCGGGCTGCTGCGTATCGACAACCCGTTGCGTGCAGCGGAGCACTTCTTCTGCCTGGTCAAGGGCGCACCGGATTATCGGTTGTTGCTCGGATGTGCGGGGCCGCTGGAGGGGGATGAGGCCGAGGCGCATGTGCGCGAGGTGGTGGGGGTGTTCTTGCGGGCATTCCAGCCCTGA
- a CDS encoding ShlB/FhaC/HecB family hemolysin secretion/activation protein gives MLSPSLSQRAVGRLACALLAIFVGAASAAPMGTPGDQDLIRERQNRLLEEQQRRLQQLKELPGKGAETVAPAKPVDSRCFPINDIVLDGADALSPSERERLLKPYLRQCLGVVQLNALLKDITDLYIHKGLVTSRAYLPQQDLSSGHLKVIVVEGRLEGLKPAAGSKLSARELDMSFPGRAGDLLDLRQIEQMVDQLNRLPSNQAQMELTPGKAVGGSEVVVRNTPQKPWRVGLSRSNDGQRSTGEQQWGSSLEWDSPLGLADQLMLRGSHDAISDHQKTSHSAMLYYNLPFGWWNLSYSYSQSEYRSLGEASGFNFKQTGDSQNHQLRLERVIHRDAQSKTSLNTGLSYLRTNNFIEDSKLDTSSNRLNEAQFGINHGRRVGNAFVNFDLGMQDGIGAFDAQREDQRSSSGKRQPNARYRKYTATVSYLQPFTLWGESLVFSSLVTGQRSEDLLFSPQRMSLGSQSSIRGYKDQSLNGDSGYYWRNDVRWSRPVAWDWLRPVLAEYGLGLAYDVGAIRHDRYNSGQSGRLSSDAVELFARGKHLSASVTFAHSLERPAAIEARETPVYFRLDFFL, from the coding sequence ATGCTTTCCCCCTCCCTGAGCCAGCGTGCCGTTGGCCGGCTCGCATGCGCCCTGTTGGCCATTTTCGTGGGTGCTGCCAGTGCGGCGCCGATGGGCACCCCCGGCGACCAGGACCTGATTCGCGAGCGCCAGAACCGCCTGCTGGAAGAGCAGCAGCGGCGTCTGCAACAGTTGAAGGAGCTGCCTGGCAAAGGCGCCGAAACGGTTGCACCGGCCAAGCCCGTCGACAGCCGCTGTTTTCCGATCAACGATATCGTGCTGGATGGCGCCGATGCGCTCTCTCCCTCGGAGCGCGAGCGCCTGCTAAAACCCTATCTCCGCCAGTGCCTGGGTGTCGTGCAGCTCAACGCGCTGCTCAAGGACATTACCGACCTCTACATCCACAAAGGCCTGGTCACCAGCCGCGCCTACCTGCCCCAGCAGGACCTGTCCAGCGGTCACCTGAAAGTCATCGTGGTGGAGGGCCGCCTGGAAGGCCTGAAACCGGCAGCAGGCAGCAAGCTGTCGGCGCGCGAACTGGACATGAGCTTTCCTGGCCGGGCTGGCGACCTGCTGGACCTGCGCCAGATCGAGCAAATGGTCGATCAGCTCAACCGCCTGCCTTCCAATCAGGCGCAAATGGAGTTGACCCCGGGCAAAGCGGTGGGTGGCAGCGAGGTGGTCGTGCGCAATACCCCACAAAAGCCCTGGCGCGTGGGCCTGTCGCGCAGCAACGACGGCCAGCGCAGTACCGGTGAGCAGCAGTGGGGCAGCAGCCTGGAATGGGACAGCCCGTTGGGCCTGGCCGACCAGCTGATGCTGCGTGGCAGCCACGATGCCATCAGCGACCACCAGAAAACCTCGCACAGCGCCATGCTCTACTACAACCTGCCGTTCGGCTGGTGGAACCTCAGCTACAGCTATAGCCAGAGCGAGTACCGCTCGCTGGGCGAGGCTTCCGGGTTCAATTTCAAGCAGACCGGTGACAGCCAGAACCACCAGCTGCGCCTGGAACGGGTGATTCACCGCGATGCCCAAAGCAAGACCTCGCTCAACACCGGCCTGAGTTACCTGCGCACCAACAACTTCATCGAAGACAGCAAGCTGGACACCAGCAGCAACCGCCTGAATGAAGCGCAATTTGGCATCAACCACGGGCGACGTGTCGGCAACGCCTTCGTCAACTTCGACCTGGGCATGCAGGACGGCATCGGCGCCTTCGATGCCCAGCGCGAAGACCAGCGCAGCAGTAGCGGCAAGCGCCAGCCCAACGCCCGCTACCGCAAGTACACCGCCACGGTCAGCTACCTGCAGCCGTTCACGCTGTGGGGTGAGTCGCTGGTGTTCAGCAGCCTGGTCACCGGCCAACGCAGCGAAGACCTGCTGTTCAGCCCGCAACGCATGAGCCTGGGCAGCCAATCGTCGATCCGGGGTTACAAGGACCAGAGCCTCAACGGCGACAGTGGCTACTACTGGCGCAACGATGTGCGCTGGAGCCGGCCAGTGGCCTGGGACTGGTTGCGGCCGGTACTGGCCGAGTATGGCCTGGGCCTGGCCTACGACGTCGGTGCCATTCGCCATGACCGCTACAACAGCGGGCAAAGCGGCCGGCTGTCCAGCGATGCGGTCGAGCTGTTCGCCCGCGGCAAGCACCTGTCCGCCAGCGTGACCTTCGCCCACTCGCTCGAGCGCCCCGCCGCCATCGAGGCACGAGAAACGCCAGTCTACTTCCGCCTGGACTTCTTCCTTTAA